In Marivirga salinae, a single window of DNA contains:
- a CDS encoding potassium channel family protein, translated as MTNRFAVIGLGQFGESIARTLSDSGAEVLAIDIDLDKVESIKDDVAYAVALDSTDVKALKAQNIQDMDAVVVAIGENFEGLLLTTVLLLELEVERIIARAANAQQRMILEKMGVEEILSPEETVGKTVAEMLLHPNMKSFLPLPDDYEIVEINTPSRVVDQTISEIGLREKYNLNLITVKRLYDEKVEGQLQQVEHIIGVPRADTFLKETDIMILLGKSKDVNKFIEVNK; from the coding sequence ATGACCAATCGCTTTGCAGTAATCGGATTAGGACAGTTTGGAGAATCTATCGCCCGAACGTTGAGCGACAGTGGCGCAGAAGTTTTAGCCATTGATATTGACCTTGATAAGGTAGAGTCCATAAAGGATGATGTGGCCTATGCTGTAGCTTTAGATTCCACTGATGTTAAAGCCTTAAAGGCGCAAAACATCCAGGATATGGATGCGGTAGTAGTGGCAATTGGTGAAAATTTCGAAGGGCTTTTATTGACCACTGTTTTATTGTTGGAATTAGAGGTTGAGCGAATTATTGCGAGAGCAGCCAATGCTCAACAGCGCATGATTTTGGAGAAAATGGGGGTAGAAGAAATCCTTTCACCTGAAGAAACAGTAGGTAAAACTGTGGCGGAAATGTTGCTACACCCAAATATGAAATCCTTCCTTCCTTTGCCTGATGATTACGAAATAGTAGAGATTAATACACCAAGCAGAGTAGTAGACCAAACCATCAGCGAAATAGGATTAAGGGAAAAATACAACCTTAACTTGATTACAGTAAAAAGACTGTATGATGAAAAAGTAGAGGGTCAACTCCAGCAAGTAGAGCATATCATAGGTGTTCCTCGTGCTGATACATTCCTTAAAGAAACCGACATCATGATTCTTTTGGGCAAATCTAAGGATGTGAATAAGTTTATTGAGGTGAATAAGTAA
- a CDS encoding patatin-like phospholipase family protein — MKQKVALVLGSGGARGVAHIGVIEALEDNGFEISSISGSSMGAVIGGLYAAGKMQEYKEWVTHFDKIDVFKLLDFTLSLQGVVRGEKVFKEMRKLLGEFNIEDFSIPFTAVASNIRTQREVLFSEGNLMDALRASCAIPTVMTPVYHENEEIVDGGVLNPIPLNRVKRKEGDILIAVDVNAAIPFEKRVAVTAEEVQQDEKNKQFLDDFTNRIKKFFPSNSPKETNAIPKKLGYFDLMNRSIDLMQEKMTNLQMELIKPDMLVQISRNSCGTFEFYKSNELVELGKEAFEKSYNQYKNGLETTE, encoded by the coding sequence ATGAAACAAAAAGTAGCCTTAGTCTTAGGGAGTGGTGGCGCTAGAGGAGTTGCACATATTGGCGTAATTGAAGCTTTGGAAGATAATGGATTTGAAATTTCTTCCATTTCGGGTTCCAGTATGGGGGCTGTAATTGGCGGATTATATGCCGCTGGGAAAATGCAGGAATACAAAGAATGGGTCACTCATTTTGATAAAATCGATGTTTTTAAACTCTTGGATTTCACTCTTAGTCTACAAGGTGTGGTTAGGGGTGAAAAAGTGTTCAAAGAAATGCGAAAACTTTTGGGAGAATTTAATATTGAAGATTTTTCTATTCCATTTACAGCGGTAGCTTCCAACATAAGAACACAAAGAGAAGTACTTTTTTCTGAAGGAAATTTGATGGATGCTTTGCGTGCTTCCTGTGCGATTCCAACAGTAATGACTCCTGTATATCATGAAAATGAAGAAATTGTGGATGGTGGTGTACTAAATCCTATTCCGTTAAACAGAGTTAAAAGAAAAGAAGGTGATATATTAATTGCTGTAGATGTCAATGCTGCTATTCCATTTGAGAAAAGGGTGGCGGTAACAGCCGAAGAAGTACAGCAGGACGAAAAGAACAAACAGTTTTTGGATGATTTTACTAATAGAATTAAGAAGTTTTTCCCTTCCAACAGTCCAAAAGAAACCAACGCTATTCCTAAAAAGCTAGGTTATTTTGATCTTATGAATCGTTCTATTGATTTGATGCAAGAGAAAATGACCAATTTGCAGATGGAACTCATTAAGCCTGATATGTTGGTTCAGATTTCCCGAAATTCATGTGGCACATTTGAATTTTATAAAAGCAATGAGCTAGTAGAATTAGGAAAGGAAGCATTTGAGAAATCTTACAACCAATATAAAAATGGATTGGAAACAACTGAATAG
- a CDS encoding class I SAM-dependent methyltransferase, with amino-acid sequence MDWKQLNSELGNIDLYWLDFILKGYLPDDAKVLDAGCGEGRNLTYCLKNNLDIFGIDQNPEAINFLKLIAKKYKLGDLDARFQVMKLDKILFPDSTFDIIIGSAVLHFAKNVAHFNMMINELIRLLKPNGKIFIRTMTDRYFPENIVELEEGVFQFQNKQIRFVINADVFVENLRDRQLELIEPYKEVLVENRHTMGTFMFQKQI; translated from the coding sequence ATGGATTGGAAACAACTGAATAGTGAGCTGGGTAATATTGATCTTTATTGGTTAGATTTCATTCTAAAAGGATATTTGCCTGATGATGCTAAGGTTTTGGATGCCGGATGTGGTGAAGGAAGAAACCTGACATATTGCCTGAAAAATAACCTGGATATTTTCGGGATTGATCAAAATCCAGAAGCCATCAACTTTCTAAAGCTGATAGCCAAAAAATATAAACTGGGGGATTTAGATGCCCGATTCCAAGTCATGAAATTGGATAAAATTCTTTTTCCAGATTCTACTTTTGATATCATTATTGGCAGCGCTGTATTACATTTTGCTAAAAATGTAGCTCATTTTAATATGATGATTAACGAGCTTATTCGTCTTTTAAAACCAAATGGTAAAATCTTTATTCGTACAATGACCGACCGTTATTTCCCTGAAAACATTGTGGAGTTAGAAGAAGGTGTTTTCCAATTCCAAAATAAACAAATCCGATTTGTGATAAACGCAGATGTTTTTGTAGAAAATCTGAGAGATCGACAGCTAGAATTAATTGAGCCTTACAAAGAAGTTTTGGTTGAAAATAGGCATACTATGGGGACTTTTATGTTTCAAAAACAAATATAA
- a CDS encoding sensor histidine kinase, translating into MKKYSFRNIILGQGTRIKSEGDYRKALLVGVCCLILTFISTVNGLLNVFLWDISLTPSFMVGIFGGVFGFLLNRFGKYELAKHSLLLIAIFFVFIFMSNEGKYYGSQLYLFPILVASITLFGYKNVKVWLFYGVIAFACFVISEMTTYKIVSVDTINEAKEDKIYFLNYFFTFVGLIIVIYFQVKLQYKSEQKILEQDRKLKESEERFRLAVEGTNAGIWDWENINKDQQWWSPKLYELLGYNPTEFSPDQNSFKNLLAEKSDYPRLVSDFKRHLENKEPFSVEYKLKCKDGSYRWFQGSGQAKWSHDQKPVRMVGSLVDITDKKIKEEEIKEKNQLLEQTNAELDRFVYSVSHDLRAPLNSIQGLINIGDTTEDSQELKQLLGMMKNRVKKLYTFIDEIISFARNTRTEIIKQPVNFHDLLKETFENTQYRELSADIDFRMRVDQDLVLETDQGRLGVILNNLVDNAIKYHRHALPGKYVAVQTEDLGREVLIKIIDNGQGIPFEAQAKIFDMFFRASENSKGSGLGLYIVKDMVERLGGSINLESEKGEGTTFTIKLPKS; encoded by the coding sequence ATGAAAAAATATTCATTTCGAAATATTATATTGGGTCAAGGGACTCGCATAAAATCTGAAGGAGATTATCGTAAGGCATTACTCGTTGGAGTATGCTGCTTAATTCTAACATTTATAAGTACTGTAAATGGCCTACTAAATGTTTTTTTGTGGGATATTTCTTTAACCCCATCCTTTATGGTGGGAATATTCGGTGGCGTTTTCGGATTTTTGCTAAATCGTTTTGGTAAATATGAATTAGCCAAACACAGCTTATTACTTATCGCTATATTTTTTGTTTTTATTTTCATGTCAAATGAAGGGAAATATTATGGCTCCCAACTATATCTTTTCCCAATCTTAGTAGCTTCTATTACCTTGTTTGGTTATAAAAATGTAAAAGTTTGGCTCTTTTATGGGGTAATTGCATTCGCTTGTTTTGTTATAAGTGAAATGACAACCTATAAAATTGTTTCAGTTGATACGATTAATGAAGCCAAAGAGGATAAAATTTATTTTCTCAACTATTTTTTCACTTTTGTTGGGCTTATAATAGTGATTTACTTCCAAGTTAAATTGCAATACAAGTCCGAACAGAAAATCTTGGAGCAAGACCGAAAATTAAAGGAAAGTGAAGAAAGATTTCGCTTAGCTGTAGAAGGCACTAATGCAGGAATTTGGGATTGGGAGAACATCAATAAAGATCAACAATGGTGGTCTCCAAAGTTGTACGAGTTATTAGGTTATAACCCAACTGAGTTTTCGCCAGATCAAAATAGCTTCAAAAATTTGTTAGCTGAAAAATCTGACTATCCCCGATTGGTAAGTGATTTTAAACGGCATCTTGAAAATAAAGAACCGTTCTCTGTTGAATATAAATTGAAATGCAAAGACGGAAGCTATCGTTGGTTTCAAGGATCGGGTCAAGCCAAGTGGTCTCATGATCAAAAGCCAGTTAGGATGGTGGGCTCTTTAGTAGATATCACGGATAAGAAAATAAAAGAAGAGGAAATTAAGGAGAAAAATCAACTTTTAGAGCAAACCAATGCTGAGTTAGATAGATTTGTATACAGCGTTTCACATGATTTACGCGCACCTTTAAATTCAATACAAGGATTAATTAATATTGGTGATACCACGGAAGACAGCCAAGAATTAAAGCAATTACTTGGAATGATGAAAAATAGAGTGAAAAAGCTTTATACATTCATTGATGAGATTATCAGTTTTGCTCGAAATACTCGTACGGAAATTATCAAACAACCTGTTAATTTTCATGACTTATTGAAGGAAACCTTTGAAAACACTCAGTATCGAGAACTTTCTGCGGATATTGATTTTAGAATGAGAGTTGATCAAGATTTAGTTTTAGAAACTGATCAAGGTAGGTTGGGTGTTATACTAAATAATTTAGTCGACAACGCTATTAAATACCATCGACACGCTCTTCCTGGAAAATATGTTGCAGTCCAAACTGAAGATTTGGGTAGAGAGGTATTGATTAAAATCATTGACAATGGCCAGGGGATTCCATTTGAAGCTCAAGCCAAAATTTTCGATATGTTTTTCAGAGCTTCTGAAAATTCCAAAGGCTCTGGTCTAGGGTTATATATCGTAAAAGATATGGTAGAAAGACTGGGAGGAAGCATAAATCTCGAATCTGAAAAAGGTGAGGGGACTACTTTTACGATAAAATTACCTAAATCTTAA
- a CDS encoding glycine--tRNA ligase: MAKKEQTPENTLFRDIIAHAKEYGFVYPSSEIYEGLQAVYDYGPYGAELKKNIKELWWNTMTRFNDDIVGLDSAIFMHSDTWKASGHIESFNDPMIDNKDSKKRYRADVLLEEKAAEYENAGDQEKADALLKKTGQLLEAEDLEAVRELIIAEGIKCPISGTDNWTEVRQFNLMFSTQIGSVSDGSGKIYLRPETAQGIFVNFLNVQKTARMKVPFGIAQIGKAFRNEIVARQFIFRMREFEQMEMQFFVRPGEEMGWYEKWRDMRLKWHKAIGIADEDLRLHEHEKLAHYANAAVDVEYKFPFGFKEVEGIHSRTDFDLKSHQEVSKKKLQYFDPEVGKNYIPYVVETSVGCDRLFLMLFCSAFKNEEVGEGDNIKTRTYLKLHPALAPVKAAILPLTKKDGLPEKGHEIYKSLKGAFNVVYEEAASIGKRYTRQDLIGTPFCIAVDHQTLEDDTVTIRHRDSTEQERMPISELESFIAKATSFNRIYEQL; the protein is encoded by the coding sequence ATGGCAAAGAAAGAACAAACTCCCGAAAACACACTATTTAGAGATATAATTGCTCATGCGAAAGAATATGGTTTTGTATATCCTTCAAGCGAAATTTATGAAGGTTTACAGGCTGTATATGACTACGGTCCCTATGGAGCTGAATTAAAGAAAAATATTAAAGAGCTTTGGTGGAATACCATGACTCGTTTCAATGATGATATAGTCGGATTAGATTCAGCAATTTTCATGCACTCTGACACTTGGAAAGCATCTGGTCACATCGAAAGTTTCAATGACCCGATGATTGACAATAAAGATTCCAAGAAAAGATACAGAGCGGATGTTTTATTGGAAGAAAAAGCTGCAGAGTACGAAAATGCAGGTGATCAGGAAAAAGCAGATGCATTATTGAAAAAAACAGGTCAGTTATTGGAAGCGGAAGATTTGGAAGCTGTTCGTGAATTGATTATTGCTGAGGGAATAAAATGTCCGATTTCAGGAACAGATAACTGGACGGAAGTTCGTCAATTTAATTTGATGTTCTCTACTCAAATTGGTAGTGTTTCTGATGGTTCAGGCAAAATTTATCTTAGACCAGAAACAGCACAAGGTATTTTTGTCAATTTCTTAAATGTTCAAAAAACTGCAAGAATGAAAGTGCCATTTGGGATTGCCCAAATTGGTAAAGCTTTCAGAAATGAAATTGTTGCGCGTCAGTTTATTTTCAGAATGCGTGAATTTGAGCAAATGGAGATGCAATTCTTTGTTCGTCCAGGGGAAGAAATGGGCTGGTATGAAAAGTGGAGAGATATGAGATTAAAGTGGCATAAAGCTATAGGCATAGCAGATGAAGATTTGCGTTTACATGAACACGAAAAACTTGCCCATTACGCAAATGCAGCCGTTGATGTTGAATATAAATTTCCTTTCGGTTTTAAAGAAGTGGAAGGAATTCACAGTCGTACTGATTTTGATTTGAAAAGCCATCAAGAAGTTTCCAAAAAGAAATTGCAATATTTCGATCCTGAGGTAGGTAAAAACTATATTCCTTATGTCGTAGAAACTTCAGTCGGTTGCGATAGGTTGTTTTTAATGCTTTTCTGCAGTGCATTTAAAAATGAAGAAGTAGGTGAGGGAGATAATATTAAAACAAGAACCTATTTGAAATTGCATCCTGCATTGGCTCCAGTTAAAGCAGCGATCTTACCTTTAACTAAAAAAGATGGCTTACCAGAAAAAGGGCATGAAATATATAAATCTTTAAAAGGAGCTTTCAATGTGGTTTATGAAGAAGCGGCTTCTATTGGTAAGCGTTATACTCGACAGGATTTAATTGGAACGCCATTCTGTATTGCAGTGGATCATCAGACATTAGAGGATGATACTGTAACTATCAGACATAGAGACAGTACTGAGCAAGAGAGAATGCCAATCAGTGAATTGGAATCTTTTATTGCAAAAGCGACCTCTTTTAATCGAATTTATGAACAGTTATAA
- a CDS encoding thioredoxin family protein — protein MIELAEDNLQEIVDGNELVMVQYGATWCGNCKITKPKFKRLAGENENIKFVYVDAEKLPNSRSLAEVKNLPTFAGFKNGKLVNSISGNKPSIITDLLDEVTNN, from the coding sequence ATGATAGAATTAGCAGAAGATAATTTACAAGAAATAGTGGATGGTAATGAGTTGGTAATGGTGCAATATGGTGCTACATGGTGCGGCAATTGCAAAATCACTAAGCCTAAGTTTAAAAGACTCGCAGGTGAAAATGAAAACATAAAATTTGTTTATGTTGACGCTGAAAAATTGCCAAACTCAAGATCACTAGCAGAGGTTAAAAACTTACCTACTTTTGCCGGATTTAAAAATGGTAAATTAGTGAATTCAATTTCAGGAAATAAACCAAGTATCATAACAGATTTATTAGATGAGGTTACCAATAATTAA
- a CDS encoding DUF6952 family protein: MRLPIIKHVVEFIEKNDEDYVVESMDLLEDLIEAKGIKDEELEVIGELLSNLSGALEVHKDVRSGTPKKEALNGFMKRVMGSIDS, encoded by the coding sequence ATGAGGTTACCAATAATTAAGCACGTAGTAGAGTTTATTGAGAAAAATGATGAAGATTATGTGGTAGAAAGCATGGATCTTCTAGAAGATTTGATTGAGGCTAAAGGAATAAAGGATGAAGAACTGGAAGTAATTGGTGAATTGCTTTCTAATTTGTCTGGAGCCTTAGAGGTGCATAAAGATGTTAGATCAGGTACTCCAAAAAAGGAAGCTTTGAATGGCTTCATGAAGAGAGTAATGGGATCAATAGATAGTTAA